In the Primulina eburnea isolate SZY01 chromosome 15, ASM2296580v1, whole genome shotgun sequence genome, ATAAGATTTAGCTGGATTCAGTCTTCAGCTATTGGTAACTATCAGTTGTATGATTTTAGTCAGTTAAGGTCATTCtcctttgatcagttattccAATAAGTATAAACTCTTACTTTGTCAAACTACCAAaacttagtttccaacaatgaCGCTAACAGTGAGAATGAAGCAACTGATGATGAAGAAGGTAGTTTCAATGTATTCAATGTCTCACATTGTCTTTTTCTCAGTTGGTACTGGAGTACCACATTTAATTTTGGTAAGTTGGTGTTTAAAATTGTGTTGCAATTTGCATATGGTGAATAAAATCAACTAAGCTTCCTTTCCCTCTTTGATCTACGAGATTCTAGAATCACAGGGCTTTCTCCATGACATGGGTAAAGAACTTTCGGATGTTTGTGACTTGCTGAAGTGTGCACCACATTCTTCATGGGGAATCGAAAACTTGATCTGCCCTGGTTTGAGCCTGGTGTTGCCTCGGTGGTTGGCAACATGGCATCTTCATCTTGTGTGAAACTCTCTGAGTATTTCATGCTAGCTACCTCTCTTCTCCAATCCAAGATCGATTTTGGATTTCAACATATTCAGAATGCCAAAGTGCTTATTGAACATTATGAGGCTCAAGTGGTAGACTATTGTTGGAATTTATTAGTTTCAGAGTTTTACAAACTGACTAGTAACCGCTCAAAAAACCTGAGCAGAACTAGTAAGTCGTAACTGAATTGAAGAAGACTTAGCAATTTAATTGACCAAATAGAACTAAAGTAATCAGACTAAAGTTCTCAAAGGATTTATTAAATCTCAAACTGATGAATCAAATATTGATGACCTGATACTAGATTTGAAGAACTGAATATGTTATTCGCAGAACTGGTATAGCTTAATCAAAAATTGAATTGGACAGTTCAaattaataaaacatcatttctagttcagttgaactgatcagtcGACTAGTTTAACTCCTGATCAGTTGTAATTTGAATCTTAGTAGACAAACTTTCAGTTCGTACCAAAGCAGAACGTTTTGATATATCATACTTCTTTCAGAAAAATTCATCTACATGGACTAAAAGACAATTCAACggatattaattattaaatgcaTTCAATGTGATCATTGGAATCGAAGACTATATATAACTGATGAGTTCAATTGGAGAAGAGGTTAACAATCCACGAACAACTACAACGAGAACAAATCATTCAATTGCGATTCACTTTCGATTTTATTCAGTTTGCAAATCACAAATTATATCCCACACCTCATTGATTTATTCGTATTATTCAGGCTACTTATTTGAACTTTTCAGTTATCAACTTATCAACTGgtaaatgataataaaaaataagaGTTTCATTTTGGCATTGTTTAAGTttaactgaagtgggttattacagttcatcgtaatccaccaaagtattttaatgaattataatctttgagatagaagaggtgaCATATGAGCAGTTGAAGTATATGAATATCTATAAAATTCTTCGTGTCCATAATTTTATTCATTGTTTTATCAAGATATCATAgccaaaatattcaatatatcCTTCAGTTTGTTTCTGCACTACTACTATTAGTTAACTGATCGATATTGATATACAAGATTTCAGGATCAATTTCTTAAAGAACTGATCCATATCataaaagatctcaaaaatcaAATTGTTTATTCAACCACATTCTAAATACATTAGTTATAGCAATCGATCCTAACAAACTTAAATATGTCCAAAAACTCATCTGATAATCATGtattcattcaataaaattcatatGTTTTCCAGAGAGGAATTCGATGATTGAAAAATTAGAATGCAgactcatctagctgcacaagacgacgATACGTGAtacgtcataactgatggaATAATGAAGGAAAATACCGTAGTTGCTCTAATTGATGGAGCACCTGATCGCATCGAGAATTCACGCGACGATTGAAGATAAAAAGAAGGCAAATTTAGATAATGTTGCTAAGAAAATTCTTTACAAGACTGTGTATGATTAtttctttcttattttattCATCAAAAATTAATTGtatgataaattatattattttgttgCATGTCGTGTTAACACTTCCACAACACCCATATTTGATTCACACAATCTTCATCTATTTAATACTTTTATATCAAACAACTATGTCAATGTCGACACTATCTCAAACATTCAAGCTATGTGTATGGCCTGGACACTATAAACAGCACACTGTGTGGTCCCATGATACGTCGTAGAaaacttgaaatttttttagggtatattTGTTTTGTAGGATAAAGACGTGTAACATAGGTTTTTTTTATTAACCATGACTTACATTTGGTTCATTAGTCTTATTCAAGCACAAATCCTTGGGCCCCGATAGTATATGAATGGATTCAACTTTTTTCACGTGCAGTTCCTGCGTTAATCCATAGTTTATCTAATACATAACGAAATATAGTAGTTACGGATTATATCGTCgtaaaaaaattttgaataactTGAAATCCGTTCGAATTTAATCCATGCAAACAGTTCATTCAGATATGTATTCACTGATTTAAAAtccataattttaaatattgtaatcgaaataaatcaaataatcattttaattaCTATATTGAGGTAAACAGAATGGAAGTACATAATTTACAAGCTGTGAAGGGTTAAGGAGAGTTGCAGGGAATGGATGGCAGATGGGTGATCGTTaaacatataaataaatatttaatgacCGGGGTAAAGTTgtcattttattgatttttttttttaacgttttttaatttatattattgatcAACCGAACATTTGAATAACTGTATTATATTAGTACAAAATAGAATATTTATAATTCCCTCTTATCAATCACCACATTTTCCCATCAACAAAGTGCACTATagctaaaaagtaaaaatttacaaacaaaAAACTACACAAACATTACACTCCTGTACAGTACAGCCACCAACCACAATACACACACCAGGTAAGAAACACTCCTTTCTCATTAATAATCCGCTACAACTCCTCTTACTTCATCTAATTTCGATCTTGTTCTTGTAAACTCGAAAAACGAAAGGTTGTTCGTTAGCTTGTCACTCTTTGTACCAGTGCTAAAGTCGAAATAGACATTCGGATAACCGAAGAAAACCACCCTGGTTGTTAGCTAGTGTTCTCAGCCATTTCGAATTCCCATGAAATAGTTGAAGTCGTGATGTTGGACCTGTAGTTGCTTTAGCCAAGAATCTGCGCTGCTCAGAAGGGACACGAGTCTTTCTTGGTCCCTACCACTCTCGCCCGAAATCCAAATGTCGCCTTGCATCTTGTAAGTAGCTAAGCCAAATGGAGGCAAGGCTATGGTCTCTCCTTTTTCATTTCTTTCGTTCCCAGAATCATCTTCAGAATCTGTATCCGTGTAtcataaatgttaatgactagtGACTAATATGCAAAGACACAAATGAGGATGAATTCAGTAGATGTTAGAACTAAGTACCCACCTCGAAAGGAAGAAGAAATCGTGTAATATGTGAGAAAGCACGTTTGGAAGTCTTTAATTGTTCTTCCCGTAGGAATGTGATAAATCGGGTACCTGGATTTTCATCTTTTGGTTAGTAAGAACAATCTCTAAATCCATTTCACAAAATCAAATTAAAGTAACATTTAGGGAGAGGGCTGGACAGAGACTAACCATGCAACAGCCATCCAACTAGCAGGTGAAAGATCGACACTTCTTAACGACATTAATCCCGGATATCTTTGAGTAAAGTTACGAATCTGAATGGAAAATAATCAGAATTTTCAACATATAGCTAAGATTGATCAGTCAAATCTGTAATTAATACAAAGAAATTATGTTTAATATTGGAGCCAACTTACGGCAAAGAAGAGAAATATTAGTAAAACAAAAGCGAGAATATACGTCGGTCGGTCCGATAAAATTCAGAAATAATTTTTTCTAATAAAGCACAGAAGGGGTATGTAGAATAAAGTCACCTAAAACCTAAAAAAGACACATATTCCATGTCGATTCATTTTCAAAAGTCATATATTCCACATCTTTTAATTTAATGCcgataaaacagagataaatTGATTCTATGATATCCTGTAACAACTTGAATCGTCGATATTTGCTATCATTTTCTAAGAAGTAATCCTACGAATCGGTAGAAACTGGAAGAATCGTCTGGAAATATACATCCAAATTTAATCGGTGCAAAATTAAACAAGAACTTATATTACCTTGTCGATCAGCGGAGCTCTTCCATAAGGAGATGATGTCTCAAAGTACTGAAAGTAAAGATTGCCCAATCTGTCATTCTTATGACGGGAGTTATCTGGTTCAAACAATCCTTCCTCCGAAGAACATCCGTCCCATCTCGACAACTTTTCACTCTCGCTCTCATCACTGAACGAATCGCTAAACGAATTCCTCGTCTCATTTAAGGATTCGGTCTCTTCCCTAAAATCCAGCCATAGATCATTAATTATACGACCACAACAAGTTTATAGATCATTTCACAAGTCTAAACTTGTACCCTTCCAAAGACCTCAATTCTATATTCTGATTATACGAGCAGATGAACAAAGAAAAGTAACAAAAAGCTTAACAAAACGACGCCTACTCTAGTTAAAAATGAACACTTTTGGGGACAAGAAACCTAGAACTTTGTATCATTATCATAATCATAGATAACAAATCCAAGATTGCACAACCATCAAACTAAAAAAGACACAAGACAATACCAAATGCTCAAATAAAGAGCTTAGAATCATGAAAACATCAGACTCTACATGTGGGGTTTCAGCAAAAATAGGATGATCAACTCATATCTCAAGACAATACAATAATAACCAAATTGCTGTGGAATCTGGAAACAACAGTACCTGAAACAGTTTACAGATGAATTGCTAGTGAAAATTTGGATGGCAGAGAGATAAGGCACAAAATACAGGACTGAGTTTTGGCCAGTATCAGAAACGATTGAAACTCCAAGCCCACATGCACTCCATTCATCAAAACTATCCCAAAGATCACCCAATGTGAAGTAGTCAATGTTGCCCTTTTCACATGGATGCCATAGTTTATTAAGTTTTCTCATCTCATTCTGCATGAGAAAACAACATTCCATCACGATAcccacaataaaaaaaattacaaaacaaAGCCAAAAGAACAAACCTCGGACAAGAATTGAGATGGAACCACTGGTGTCGTGCAATTCAAGAAGCGTTTAAGATTGGTTTGTTTTGAAACCTCCTTGTCAAAAACCAACATGATTTTCTGCAAACGAAGGAAAAGATACAAAgagggagagagagagagacttTGCTCTGGCTCTCTCTTCGAAACAGAGAAATAAATGAGGGGAGACAAAGAGAAAGGGAAAAAAGGGAGGAATTTGTTGGGAAAGGAAGAGAGAAATCGAAGGGATTttcttcgtttttttttttggagcgGAGAGAAAATGGCAAAAACCTGTCTACGAAACAAGGACTGCTATGCTTTGACGTTTGGAGAAACTATTGAAAAACGTCACAAAACTATTATATCACTTTCCCTTCTCTAAAAAAAGTAAAACACCGAAAATTCCAAATTCTATCCGATTTCGGATCGCCGGAAAAGCCGGATTCAGGCTAGATTTTCGCTCCAAGGTCGAATCCCATAGAGAATATCTATGTCCAACGAAATCCTGGAATTTTTTCTTCCAGAAAATTGCGACCCActaattccataacaatctaaAACAGACCCATAGCTATTCAAGATAAAACCTTGCGAAGGAAAAACACACCCTTCTTCCTTTTCCCACGATTTCCAGTTGTTCGCACgaaaggtggagggataaaCACTTAGAGGAAGCAAGTGTAACTAAAAGCTTAGGGGAGACGTCAGTATCACGCCAAGAAACACAAAGCAGGCGTTTTGTTAGCCAAGAAAATGACAATCAACGGCTCTCTTTATATCCGATTGTAAACAGAAATCAATGGTTTTTGATGAAAGGGAATCCacttttcccaaaaagaaaacaACTTTCTTCGCAGAACTGATTTTACTTTGACACCGGAATTCGGTCACACCCTGAAACTGAGGCGAATATATATGTGATGCCAgtgtgagagaaaaattcaagaAACCATTACGCCGGAGCACGAGGAGAAGATGTGGGAATGTCGCATTTAATGGAACATCAAACATGTGTTCATCCGTTTTTGTAATCTTTCTCCACCGAAAGATTTTGCCATTTAACTCTGAATTTatttgatactcacgggaaatttagggtccgctcccagcaagtgtcactaatccAGACGCGGGTTTGGaaattaccctgagcctgaaataacaaagaagatcgttaagagggggccaggagggtgtcctggcgtagcccctccgacgctcaagtcagtgactgaggatatatggggggagcagctaagggtgctgctgaaaataatatagtgaatgaataaactgaacacccaaacctggtatttataggagaatacctgggcccttagtgggcctgtcttccatttgggctagggCCCTTGGTGGGCTTGTCTTTCCTTTGGGACTTGGGATGGGCCAGGGGTAGTGGGCTCATCCCTagggtatcaccagtctccccctcccgagtcgaactgaatcgtagGTTCAAAGTTCGATTAATTGTGTTGTCCTTGGTTTATCGGCGATGAGGACGAACCGTGCCAGAAAAAGTAATTTTGTTTGTCGTTAACGAACGATGTTCACCGCTATTACGGGGAACGATTAATTTGTCATAAAATTTTTTTCAGAAATCACACAACCACTCGCGAGGGAAATCACCCAAATCGAATCGTAATCTTCTCCTGTAAGGGAGGAAATCAAATCAGAATCCTGCCTTGAAAATAAAGATTTGGGCTCCCCCTATAAATAGAGATCACCCCCATTTTTTCATTCTCACTTCTCCCACAAAACTTCCTCAGCCCTCGCCCCCACACCAACTCGCGCTCCCGCCTGCCCTCACCTCCTTGCCCCATCGAACGCCCAGCCCTCACTCTCGCCCACCTGGTCTCGCCCCATCCCAGCCGCGCGTCTCGCCCCGGTGCCCGTATTTTCGCCTGCCTGCCGGCGGGTGTTCTCGCCCAAGCCCACGCTCTCGCTCGCTTCTACCCCGCTCTCACCCACAACCCACCACGCTCAGCTATCGCCCAGCCAAGCCTAGCTCTCGCCCTCGCCGACG is a window encoding:
- the LOC140814382 gene encoding uncharacterized protein isoform X2 is translated as MLVFDKEVSKQTNLKRFLNCTTPVVPSQFLSENEMRKLNKLWHPCEKGNIDYFTLGDLWDSFDEWSACGLGVSIVSDTGQNSVLYFVPYLSAIQIFTSNSSVNCFREETESLNETRNSFSDSFSDESESEKLSRWDGCSSEEGLFEPDNSRHKNDRLGNLYFQYFETSSPYGRAPLIDKIRNFTQRYPGLMSLRSVDLSPASWMAVAWYPIYHIPTGRTIKDFQTCFLTYYTISSSFRDSEDDSGNERNEKGETIALPPFGLATYKMQGDIWISGESGRDQERLVSLLSSADSWLKQLQVQHHDFNYFMGIRNG
- the LOC140814382 gene encoding uncharacterized protein isoform X1 codes for the protein MLVFDKEVSKQTNLKRFLNCTTPVVPSQFLSENEMRKLNKLWHPCEKGNIDYFTLGDLWDSFDEWSACGLGVSIVSDTGQNSVLYFVPYLSAIQIFTSNSSVNCFREETESLNETRNSFSDSFSDESESEKLSRWDGCSSEEGLFEPDNSRHKNDRLGNLYFQYFETSSPYGRAPLIDKIRNFTQRYPGLMSLRSVDLSPASWMAVAWYPIYHIPTGRTIKDFQTCFLTYYTISSSFRDTDSEDDSGNERNEKGETIALPPFGLATYKMQGDIWISGESGRDQERLVSLLSSADSWLKQLQVQHHDFNYFMGIRNG